GTTTTTTATCTTCTGGCATGCAATTGAGAAATAATCAAAGATTAAAATCATTGATCgttaatttttggaattatttttaatatgtatataatttttaatatgacttattaaatttgaataactcttatttttttttttttttttttcagatgtcAAAAATAATGGCGGGTCCAATAAATGACAATATCCATACAAAGAATCATCACATTCCGTGACAATATAATAAAAGCAGAAATCGATattaaaacaacttaaaaatatttatgattcgtcaaaaaaaaaaagtaaacttttGACGAATTAGgaatgttaaaacaaaaaacaacattcagTGATGGCCTGAAGACTTGTTATGAATATCAACCGATACAAGGGCATTCTATAGTGTTTCTTAATGAATGGTTCTCTTAATATGATGAGACAGAGATGAAAAAATCGATAACGGcaatcgatatttttttaagggatTTGAAGAATTTTGCAAACACCTATGCAAAATTCAAGAATcagaaaaatataaagaaacgAAATTTGTCAAGAAGTTTAATGttggtaaattaaataaattaaaactgaaatgtcttgattatttttttttttacatttaaaaataataaagaaaattcacgaaaaaattggaaaaaaatatcaatcatATCTACTCATTTGTAGGTACTGGaggaattaaaattttcatgttttaacaaattctttaaatattgattgattcaattaattttctcattttttcaactttgtcATAAATTTATTCATCAATGGACCTCTTATCAATTAGTTCATTGTAAAAATCCAAACGAGTTATGTATAATACCTATCAGTTTCTATTTTTATATCAACCGATTAATTTCATTGAATTTGCGAGTACACAATATAAATGTTGTAGTCTATGACCGATCaatcatttaacaaaaaaaaaaacgaacattttatttttttgataagaaactgttttttttttttttaataaaattatgttCGACGTAAAATATGCAACAAAGAACTtcatttagcaaaaaaaaaatattactcaatACGAAATAAGTCATACCTCTCAATCCGAGATAAGAATTCTgagagtatttttttaattttattttatcattctTTAACTTAACTCAAAGAaacttataaaacttttttagtcCGAAAATGGATTTCCAAGCAATAAGTTGGATTCTCTTGCTTCTTATAGCATCATTTTGTAGTTGTTTTCCACTGACGACTTCGGCTCCAAGACATGTAATTTTCTATAAGCCCGATCCAAAAGCGAAGGAAGCCAATCTGATGTATGCCCCACCAAGGTGTCGTGTTGATTTCCGAGGACGTTGTCGGCCACATacagtttaaagtttttgtgtgaaaattgtaataaaatttcCTCAATTTGgagttcacaaaaaaatattaaaaatccttAAGAAATACATAAATCTTCTATTTGAATCGTTAAGTGTTGTTGTTGTCTTTCATTTGGTTAAAATCTTGGTATTTGGAAAAATCGAAAGGTCTGATTCATAAAAGTGTGTGTTCTTCCAGTGAGTAATTGTATTTGCCCAGATGTTGATAAGAGATCATAtgatatgtaggtacatttcAAAAGAAGGCTTGATTGCGAAAACTTAAAAGTTCATTGACTCaaaattatcttttgttttacaGTTCAAGGCTAAAAAcacttaatttattaattaataatatgTATTATGTAAAAGAATCATTTACTAGATGAGGGGCTTTGaactttcaataaaattctCATGAAAATGCAAGGGTGTTCCATcgaaattttacaagaattatCATTTTATCTATCGATGTTGCTAGTtcaacaattaaataaaagtttagaTGTAAAAGGATTGTAATCGTATGTTTGAGCATTGTGTGATGGAAAAAAGTTCCATTAGCgtcatattcaaaataaaatacgtATACTGTGGCTCATAACAGTGTTTTTACTTAAATCAGAAAAAAGAATTTGGAGCAAGTTTTTGGAGAAATAACCAGCATAACCAACAGTCTTTACAGTTCCCAATAGACTTCTGTTACAGGTTTTTCAAGCATTTCAAATACTCGATGTTTCAAAGTCCAATTaagaataacgaaaaaaaattggatagtATCTActacataattttttgaatattgacTTCTGcaacattaataaaaaaaacggaacTTTTGTCATGCATTAATCTGTAGATACCTACTCGTCttagaaaaatttattgttaGCCTTGGTTTTGGGATAATAatgcaaaataaagcaaaaatgcTTTACGAAAACGCTTATTGAAAGTAGAAAGGTGAAGTAATTCccagtatgtttttgttgttgggctgttgtaaaatttttagTAACTGGACTTCGAAGCCTCACGAAAACGTCTACTTGCAGTTTTCATTAGCCTAAAGAAAGCATCCGGAAGAACTGtggtttatttaaaaacaattggcTTTATCTTTATATCTTGACCTCCAAATTTACTTTTCTCCAATGTCTAGCCAGGTACttctttgaaataatgttttggCAGTTGGAAAGTGTATCTAGGAATCTAGGAAAACTGCTCATTTTGGACTTCATCGTAATACTATCATCATTTGGGAAGAATTTGGACGTCATCCTAGACAATCATCTATGAGCTTTAGTGTGCGAGCTTGAATTCTTTCTATATTGAGCggaaatttttaagaataatgaTATTTCTATGAGTCTGAAGCAGTgatcctgaacaagtttaaggttgaccaaaaataacgacaaaaactaaaaatgagacTTTAAGGTCttagcaataataatccgtttttatcaaaatcggataagatttttttcgattcaattttctcaaaaacttgtaagaagatatggttttcagtgtttgacgaggaatcaattgaggcagtatTGACGAAAATAGTACCTATTTTaggtatgtgttttttttaattttttttttttttcacaaattcacaaaaaaaaaaccgtcatcAACACTCGGCGCCAAAGTTATCGTACTCGCGCCTTGCGtcagtttgaatttttcacaaaaaaacacgtttatgATAAATGATGATATCtcgaaaaaagaaatataaacacGTTATCAGACCCAATTTGAAAACGTCAACATGGACTTAAATATCCGAAACGCTAACGAGTATTTGTTGTTACCAGGAACCTGTACAGGATGTCTTCTACACTGAGTCAAAAAAactacgtaaaatcaatgaaaacctaAGTAATACAcgagcttgtgctttaccactgtgctacCTCACTTATAAAAAGTAATGTGACAAACTGCAACTTAAGCATACGgcctttttaagaaaatttatcaatatgtttttcaccattgattcaatgcaGAACGCATTAAATTTTACTATACCTACGTATTTTCTCTGGGTGTAGTCTTCTCTTAACCCTTGTAGTCCCATGTGACGTATCTGTTACAAACCATCAAAGATCCCACAAAAGCTGTACTTTTGAAACttataacataatttttaaatattgctttatcgaaatagtataCTTATTAGTATTTCTAATAAATGGaaccaatagtttttttattgacaGTTAATTGTGAAAATTCGGCGTTTTTGTAAAATAAGCGAATTGGTGTAAAAACTAcgtaattcagaaaaaatatttttcctgccCACGTTTTATtattggattttaggaaagtacctaaaaataaatataagatagttttttgtgtgaatttttgctattacatacataaataaattacttataCTTATTGTTTTACtccgtaaatttcgaaataactcaGCAAATACTGTAGGtattgaattttagaaaaatatgtGTATTAGTATTTCAGATATATTCCTGAGAAGCTTTTGAGGTTCTAGTTTTCTAGCCACCactgttatataaaaatttctccTCAAACTATGCAATATTTATTCTACTATATTCGGAAATGCACTTTATAGGTGCAAAAGGTTATCAAAATATTAAGTGcgtttttcgattttgttttcATACAGTTTGTGCATCATCGCTCAAATTTGTACGAGGATTGATTAAACATATTTCAAATTGTGATGGCTTCGGTAACGATATTATTTTTCGTGTCAGTGTGTCTTGTAATAAGTGGTCTGATTGATTTTGCTGAAAGCTTCCCCCTCGAGGGGGCAAGCAAGAAAGTTGTTTACACTCGTTATGTCCGTAGAAGACCAATTCCATATTCAAATGATTTTGTTGAAGAAGTAATTGAAGTCTTTAATACTCAACGGAGACCTCCTCCATATGCATTTTTACATGATGAAGATCTAACTAGATTTGTGAGGTGTGACTTTGATCCTAGTATGCCGGACtgtaagacaattttttttttcattctgagTAGGAAAACATAAttaatttgtgatttttttttttttaatctaaccCAAGGTGACGATGAATCACAGGAATCTGATTCTGAAGGTCGAACAGAAAATTCGCCTTTATCAACAACTACGACTAAGCCTTCTTCCACTTCAACAACGTCTTCTTCGTCCTTTTGGTGGCAAACAAAAACTGAAActacatcaacaacaacagaacaaaattcaaactcAAATGAAGAGGGTATTGAGTTACGATATGACATCATAACAGAGATTCCAGAAACAACTTCAACAACAAGAATTCCTGCGGTTTCCATTCCTACTACTTCTATTCCTGCGGCTTCCGAGGAGGAAGAATATGGTGAGGAAGATGAAAATAATGAAGGTGATAATGGCAACGATTACGAAGGTGAAACAAACCAGGATACTAAATCAAACGAAACAGATGATCCAGGTAAAACGGAATATAACGAAGAAGATGAAAAtgcagaaaataataataattctgaAGTTGTAGCAGAAGTTGAAATTGAGAAAAAtggcaatgatgatgatgagggtGGTGATGTTACCGAAGATCAAACTCAAGAGGCAACCACAAAGAagtcattttttaattggttttaaaattatttaatataaataaggtaaaataataaCTATATCAcatatttgaaagaaaaaaaaaacaagtggtttTCAAAATACATTCATATTTCTAATTAAATCTAATGAATTTTTCGACCACTTAATTTAATAAGCATTTTCGAAGTGTCAGAAATTGTGTACTTTTACTCTTGAAAACGTTATTcattatataaataaagttcaatttaatatactgtttaaaataaaatagaaataagtgaatttttacaaaatattttactatttatattccttttttttttagttgacaGCAAATCCAGGTATCCTCCTCTCATGGACACAATTCGGTGTTATTAAACCAGTTCAATAATAATTACTTTTAataatacactcctgctcaaaattaacgcacacttctttcttctttagttatacccctgtatcttatttaaaatggctttaaaattcgttggtgtatttttttgtatttgattattGTTAAGgaagtcgaaaaaatgctaaaatgcAACAGTATcaccaaccaaaaaaaataggCGGACCAAATTTAGCAGTTCaaatgatattaaaataatttttgttttttaaaaacattttttaatggaaacaaGGTACAGTTCTTTTCAATAATTGTATTCATTACTTGgtattgtctcctctagcgcatatgataACTTGGAGTCATCTGTTCATTCCTcgaattaacttttgaaggttttgttatAACTATTCTTTCACTCTAGTTTTCATCTTCAGTTGATCAAGACTGCTTTAAAGTGGATTTCGGTAGCAAAAGCATCTCTacaacatttcctagacatgttaAATAAGCATCAAATTtctgcgtattttttttttttcttaaatacgtTACTTAGTTTTTCTTTGTCTTGAATATGTTCCACAAATTCCCTAATGGTTTTTTGGGCTGAAGGAGATGGACTTAAAAGTTGAATTGTACCTTTTTGAAATAGTGATCAGAAGTCCTTTAATTTGATATCATTCTTTTCACTTTAGCCAATTTAGCTTATTTTAGAAAACTGTTGACGTCAAAACTTGGAGGttgaaattcaatattgaaGCATTTTGGCCACAGTGCAATGTACACTGACTTCAAAGCGTGGACTGTTATAATATAATCTGAAAAGTATGCTCATTTTGCAAAAACAGATTGTATTGTATATGCGAAAAGAGCTCACTTTTCAAATACCTACTAAttctcaaaaaactaaaaaatgcagtttatttaactttttgggCAATTTCTCATATGACCCGAAACGTGAACAAATTTTGTGGGCAAATTCAGATTCATGTTCAGGATCTTTAAAACATAGTATCTATTAGCCATTCAGAACAATTATTTTTGCAGAAgtttatacttttatatgaGCCTGTATGCAATTCGACTTGAATAAAAAACCCAATTTCACCGAGGACAAACGATGAATTTCTAGCACCTTGTCAAATTCCACATTTGATACAAATTTCTGCATATCAAACTTCATTCTTGGCGTTTATTAAGAGAGACAAGAATTGAAGAGGGAGATAGtcgctatgaaaatcaatatttttttttttgtaaaatctgCAAAGATTCAGTAAGTGTAAAtaagatgcatttttttctttttcacacTCGTTCTTTAGCGCCTCAGTTGATAAGAAATATTCCAagggaaacaaaattccccTGGAGAATGACAATAGGTCCTTAGAGGCATAAGTTCAGCCCCGGGGCAGGTCTAAACTtggaaaatgtaagaaaatgtaagtttctttttatttttgttcatcttATTCAACATTTTGTAGCTCCTATCGGaatcagtttttattttgtgtcacaaaattaattttagcacAGTAAATTATTGCTAAACTTTTTTGATTCCCGGCAAAGTGTCAAAAAAGGGACGTTATATATGGTGGCTTTTGAAATGGTAGATACTTGTTTACTAGAAacgcaattttttttgcttgggcCCCTGAGATTAAATAAGAGAGAATATCAATTAGTAGTCCTATAATATTTGGGCCCCTGCGCAGACTTGCagtgtttttgaaattgaaataatattagtttttattaagttttttggAAGCCCAAAACATATTAATTCTTTTTCAGCTATCGTGTGGTTAACAAAGAATGCAGTACGCGAAAAGGCAATTCATTTCCTTAAGATAAGTATCTTTGGTAAAAATTATGAACCTGAGTGAACATTTAAAATCTTTAAGCTTCGTTATTTTGTCTATCCGGGGCCCTGTTGTTCGTCGGGGGCCCCCTCCAATGGTATGTTCGCTCTCGTAATGGGCACTACAGGCCATTACGAGAGCTTGGTTAATTTTGCGCAAcaccagggccctatttcataaaactattagTGTTGTACTTGTAGACTTGTAGTTACAAGCACAAATAAAatatggagttgtagttttctgtttcataaaaaatttcattcatttgtaGTCTGGCGAATTCAAACtattttgcttctaaaaaaCTACAAGTGTAACTAGgggtaacaaaaataaacaaataataaacaaatattcgAACTTTTTGTAGCAGCAGCGAGAGACGAAATATTATGAGaaatatttgtgaaatataataAACATTATTGGCTTTATTAGCTAAAAGCTTGATTTTTAAAGATTGGTTTTTGGTAGATTATGGTCTTAacatttagtttaaatattaGGCTATAGAAAAGTCTATGTTTCTTGAGAAAAAAGCTACAAACAAATGAAATCGAGCTTTAAAGATGAATCAGTGTTGTTGTGTTCGATTTTTGAATGGCAAAATGTTGTGAAATTCCTTTGAACTAAAACATTGATGCACTAAATATTACTTGGCAAAACAAATCATCTTTTGCAACTTTCGTCAAAAAAGCTTAAACTCATAAATGAAGTAAATATTTATCTCTAAGTAAATTAATCTTTAAGGATAAATAACCAAATTTAATATTCATTACTTTTCCGCGTTATGGGGTGGAGATGCCTCGGGAactttttgcactttttgtttaaaaaattctttaccatctaaaaaaatattttagtggtCTTAGCGTTATATTAAGCATCAAAAGTTCCTAGATAGTCTTTAAACCCATGCGCTCCAAATCTAATGCAGTAGGTAACGAGAAATTTAAACTAATGAAACTATCAAATTGTGTGTATAAATGTTGAAATCCCTACAGCAAGAGCATATGAAAATTCAATGCTAtaacaatgcaattttttttaagtaccatACAAATGCCCGGCACCAATACAAATCCTTCTTACTATATCAAAAAGTTAAATTCAAGTCGTTTCCTTTATATCCTTAAACCGCAATTACTTACAATCAAAAGCTTCTATTTTGAGTGCATATATTGCAGGAAGATGAATGCATAATGATTTAAAAGGCAAGACTTTTTGTAACTAGGAATGGAAGATTGATTTTAGTGTCAACTAATTTTTgatatcataaaaatttaaaagactgCATTAACGCTCCTTAAAGGGACAACAAAActagtatatttttttctgtccatGACACCCAAAAATTGTTGTAAATTCTTTATTATAATACTTGATAATTTAAGATCCATTTTAGTGATACAACGTTATccatgaattaaatttaaaacccaAAGGAA
This DNA window, taken from Episyrphus balteatus chromosome 2, idEpiBalt1.1, whole genome shotgun sequence, encodes the following:
- the LOC129911869 gene encoding uncharacterized protein LOC129911869 codes for the protein MASVTILFFVSVCLVISGLIDFAESFPLEGASKKVVYTRYVRRRPIPYSNDFVEEVIEVFNTQRRPPPYAFLHDEDLTRFVRCDFDPSMPDCDDESQESDSEGRTENSPLSTTTTKPSSTSTTSSSSFWWQTKTETTSTTTEQNSNSNEEGIELRYDIITEIPETTSTTRIPAVSIPTTSIPAASEEEEYGEEDENNEGDNGNDYEGETNQDTKSNETDDPGKTEYNEEDENAENNNNSEVVAEVEIEKNGNDDDEGGDVTEDQTQEATTKKSFFNWF